A part of Sander vitreus isolate 19-12246 chromosome 8, sanVit1, whole genome shotgun sequence genomic DNA contains:
- the LOC144522319 gene encoding FYVE, RhoGEF and PH domain-containing protein 6-like isoform X2, with product MINSAMQKPPVAPKPKLTQLERPGLSPSTPRRDSLSLPSPGKPRRVKPVLAPKPCLSKLGTTVESKPHASKSQLQTSVTETPQIEGPLNSQNGIQQENKKPDWDYIIPICLCSQENCMCIRNTSANRKLLPTSRGSVDNSGEKTDNAKCKVMNTSTNTNLTKHKPLQETFTLDRILNTDINTSSPEVTVRPSLSHRTWSDEANGNVIPQSAPGRGPEEDALGSKQISCVPQPKPVPAASRKPIPVPVPQKPRTVVLARQEKVEEASEEIVGQDGREMKVKEVKVSSEGKGSSSLSVSVPVGNKMPIFLSARKAYAQPAPPLGKKPLLSAPAPQMLPKDVEEEDLGWDSSIQEMEVSVDKEDEEVEKEGTHDQEAVYSDFTHSPPSSSLLNQPALSEPPAPTVAAEERVVKVVPKKPQRHSNPMAWMQRKESSEEKEEWTLGDDEKRQALPIQDCVLKGRVMRKVSLPPKEKTSKQLSTPGLTKPSWSSKQRAKSFSAADLYRSEGQKRNSFRKLLDLKLSVKTLPKLILKGAQSSECTVNDNEQSVDRDQDGCQGFHKDLQAQRKFSCPLIGVEQSVDGDEFSPGTDQVVYYENIPYYEEIPDYINVHVGSALTSPCASISQPTAWQYNDEDIYEEQEPYMSFEKNTGPQQCQTPTDYESSVDEEMTPLDDDIFANTSEDEDDSSSISSKGDHEQPEESTTQSGQKKSKIHHIATEIMSSESVFVDVLKLLHVDFRNAVHTASRQSGKPVIEERLLNQILYYLPQLYELNQDLLRELKQRVAKWDENSQLADIFLKKGPYLKMYSTYIREFDKNVALLEEQSKKNPAFSAVVREFEASPCCANLALKHYLLKPVQRIPQYRMLLTDYLKNLSEDSDDYKDTQAALAIVKEVANHANDIMKQGDNFQKLIQVQCSLNGHHEIVQPGRIFLKEGILKKLSRKVMQPRMFFLFNDTLLYTTPVQSGQYKFNNMLSLAGMKVSKPSQEAYQNELNIESVERSFILSASSATERDEWLEAISTAISDYTRKKISFISGKPPEEVELQDCGDGAPLGSKAPIWIPDPRTTMCMICTCEFTLTWRRHHCRACGKVVCQSCSSNKYCLEYLKNQLARVCDQCFPVLQQQKSERALSAAISPGTRATFAFPRKQKKIPAALKEVSASTDNSSMSGYLQRSKGNKKQGKRLWFVIKDKVLYTYAASEDVAALESQPLLGFMLKVDSSLKLQFTLYHKNTLYYIFKADDLQTAQRWINSFKEATVL from the exons ATGATTAACTCAG CCATGCAAAAGCCACCTGTGGCCCCAAAACCAAAGCTGACCCAGCTCGAGAGGCCAGGGCTGTCTCCCTCAACCCCCAGAAGAGACAGCCTCTCGCTCCCGTCTCCTGGCAAACCGAGGAGGGTTAAGCCAGTACTGGCCCCCAAACCCTGCCTCTCCAAACTCGGCACTACTGTGGAATCCAAGCCACACGCTTCAAAGAGCCAGCTCCAAACATCTGTAACAGAAACCCCGCAGATCGAAGGTCCTCTTAACTCTCAAAATGGAATACAGCAAGAGAACAAAAAGCCAGACTGGGATTATATTATTCCTATTTGTCTGTGTAGCCAGGAAAACTGCATGTGCATCAGGAACACATCAGCAAACAGAAAGCTTCTCCCTACGTCTCGAGGTAGTGTGGATAACAgtggagagaaaacagacaATGCTAAGTGCAAAGTGATGAACACTTCCACTAATACCAACCTCACAAAGCATAAACCTCTTCAAGAAACATTCACTTTAGACAGAATTCTCAACACAGACATCAATACCTCCAGTCCTGAGGTGACTGTTAGGCCATCCCTTTCTCACAGAACATGGAGCGATGAGGCAAATGGTAACGTAATACCTCAGAGTGCACCTGGGCGAGGACCAGAGGAAGATGCTCTTGGCTCAAAGCAAATATCTTGTGTTCCCCAGCCCAAACCAGTCCCAGCAGCCTCAAGGAAGCCCATCCCTGTCCCTGTACCACAGAAACCCAGGACGGTGGTGCTGGCCCGTCAGGAAAAGGTGGAGGAGGCGAGTGAAGAGATTGTAGGCCAGGATGGGAGGGAAATGAAAGTCAAAGAGGTGAAGGTGTCATCAGAGGGGAAAGGAAGTTCATCACTGTCTGTCAGTGTACCTGTTGGAAACAAGATGCCAATATTTCTGTCAGCGAGAAAAGCCTACGCTCAGCCCGCCCCTCCGCTCGGGAAAAAGCCTTTACTGTCTGCACCTGCTCCTCAGATGCTCCCAAAGGATGTGGAGGAGGAAGACCTGGGTTGGGACAGCAGCATCCAGGAGATGGAGGTATCGGTTGACaaggaggatgaagaggtgGAGAAGGAAGGAACTCATGATCAGGAGGCAGTCTACAGTGACTTCACACATAGTCCTCCTTCTAGCAGTTTACTCAATCAACCGGCGCTAAGCGAACCTCCTGCCCCCACTGTGGCAGCAGAGGAAAGGGTGGTCAAGGTAGTTCCGAAGAAGCCCCAGAGACACAGCAACCCGATGGCATGGATGCAGAGGAAGGAATCCTCTGAGGAGAAAGAAGAGTGGACTTTAGGAGATGATGAGAAAAGGCAGGCCCTTCCTATACAAGATTGTGTTTTAAAGGGGAGAGTGATGAGAAAGGTGTCTTTGCCTCCAAAAGAGAAAACGAGTAAACAACTCTCAACACCTGGACTCACCAAGCCTTCTTGGTCCAGCAAACAGAGAGCCAAGTCATTCTCTGCTGCTGACCTCTATCGCTCCGAGGGACAGAAGAGGAACTCTTTCCGGAAACTTCTGGACTTGAAGCTCTCTGTGAAGACGCTTCCCAAGTTGATACTAAAAGGAGCCCAGAGCTCGGAGTGCACTGTCAACGATAATGAACAAAGTGTGGACAGGGACCAAGATGGATGTCAGGGCTTCCACAAGGATCTTCAGGCTCAACGTAAATTCTCCTGCCCGCTGATTGGAGTAGAGCAAAGCGTGGACGGAGACGAGTTTTCTCCTGGAACAGACCAAGTTGTTTACTATGAGAACATTCCTTACTATGAAGAGATACCAGACTACATTAATGTGCATGTAGGAAGTGCATTGACATCCCCTTGTGCCTCCATCTCCCAGCCTACAGCCTGGCAGTATAATGATGAGGACATTTATGAGGAGCAGGAGCCATATATGTCCTTTGAGAAGAACACTGGACCCCAACAGTGTCAGACGCCAACAGATTATGAGAG CTCTGTTGATGAGGAGATGACGCCCCTGGATGATGACATCTTTGCCAACACATCAGAGGACGAGGACGATAGCAGCTCCATCTCAAGTAAAGGAGACCATGAGCAGCCAGAGGAGAGTACG ACGCAGAGTGGACAGAAGAAGAGCAAGATTCACCACATCGCCACAGAAATCATGAGCTCTGAGAGTGT ATTTGTTGATGTCCTGAAGCTGCTTCATGTC GACTTCCGTAATGCGGTGCACACCGCGTCCCGTCAGAGTGGGAAGCCTGTGATTGAGGAGCGTCTTCTCAACCAGATTCTGTACTACCTCCCACAGCTCTACGAACTCAACCAAGACCTGCTCAGAGAGCTGAAACAGAGAGTGGccaaatg GGATGAGAATTCCCAGCTAGCAGACATTTTCCTGAAGAAAGGGCCCTATCTCAAGATGTACTCCACATACATCCGCGAGTTTGACAAGAATGTGGCTCTACTGGAAGAGCAGAGTAAGAAGAACCCAGCATTCTCCGCAGTGGTACGGGAATTTGAG gCCAGTCCATGTTGTGCCAACTTGGCTCTGAAGCATTACCTACTGAAGCCTGTTCAGAGGATTCCTCAGTATCGGATGTTGCTCACAG ACTATCTTAAAAACCTGTCTGAAGACTCAGATGATTACAAGGACACACAAG CTGCTCTTGCAATAGTGAAAGAGGTGGCCAATCATGCCAACGACATCATGAAACAAGGG GATAACTTTCAGAAGCTGATCCAGGTGCAGTGCAGTCTGAATGGCCACCACGAAATAGTTCAGCCTGGGCGG ATCTTCCTGAAAGAGGGCATCCTGAAGAAGCTGTCCAGGAAGGTCATGCAGCCCAGAATGTTCTTCCTG TTTAACGACACATTGTTGTACACCACTCCTGTCCAGTCAGGCCAGTACAAGTTCAACAACATGTTGTCTCTGGCTGGGATGAAG GTTAGCAAACCAAGCCAAGAGGCCTATCAGAATGAGCTGAACATTGAGAGCGTGGAGCGCTCCTTCATTCTCTCCGCGAG tTCAGCTACAGAGCGAGATGAATGGCTTGAGGCCATTTCCACAGCGATCAGTGACTACACCAGGAAGAAGATCAGTTTTATATCTGGCAAGCCTCCAGAAGAG GTAGAGCTACAGGATTGTGGTGATGGTGCTCCTTTGGGATCCAAAGCCCCTATATGGATCCCTGACCCACGGACCACCATGTGTATGATCTGTACCTGTGAGTTCACCCTAACATGGAGGAGACATCACTGCCGTGCGTGTGGGAAG GTGGTGTGTCAGTCTTGTTCCTCCAATAAATACTGTCTTGAATACCTAAAGAACCAGTTAGCACGAGTGTGTGACCAGTGTTTCCCTGTTCTTCAGCAGCAGAAAA GTGAACGAGCCCTATCAGCAGCTATATCCCCTGGAACCAGAGCTACCTTTGCTTTCCCCAGGAAGCAAAAGAAGATACCTGCGGCCCTCAAAGAG GTGTCGGCAAGCACAGACAACTCCTCCATGAGTGGGTATCTGCAGAGGTCAAAGGGC
- the LOC144522319 gene encoding FYVE, RhoGEF and PH domain-containing protein 6-like isoform X1, translating to MINSAMQKPPVAPKPKLTQLERPGLSPSTPRRDSLSLPSPGKPRRVKPVLAPKPCLSKLGTTVESKPHASKSQLQTSVTETPQIEGPLNSQNGIQQENKKPDWDYIIPICLCSQENCMCIRNTSANRKLLPTSRGSVDNSGEKTDNAKCKVMNTSTNTNLTKHKPLQETFTLDRILNTDINTSSPEVTVRPSLSHRTWSDEANGNVIPQSAPGRGPEEDALGSKQISCVPQPKPVPAASRKPIPVPVPQKPRTVVLARQEKVEEASEEIVGQDGREMKVKEVKVSSEGKGSSSLSVSVPVGNKMPIFLSARKAYAQPAPPLGKKPLLSAPAPQMLPKDVEEEDLGWDSSIQEMEVSVDKEDEEVEKEGTHDQEAVYSDFTHSPPSSSLLNQPALSEPPAPTVAAEERVVKVVPKKPQRHSNPMAWMQRKESSEEKEEWTLGDDEKRQALPIQDCVLKGRVMRKVSLPPKEKTSKQLSTPGLTKPSWSSKQRAKSFSAADLYRSEGQKRNSFRKLLDLKLSVKTLPKLILKGAQSSECTVNDNEQSVDRDQDGCQGFHKDLQAQRKFSCPLIGVEQSVDGDEFSPGTDQVVYYENIPYYEEIPDYINVHVGSALTSPCASISQPTAWQYNDEDIYEEQEPYMSFEKNTGPQQCQTPTDYERSSVDEEMTPLDDDIFANTSEDEDDSSSISSKGDHEQPEESTTQSGQKKSKIHHIATEIMSSESVFVDVLKLLHVDFRNAVHTASRQSGKPVIEERLLNQILYYLPQLYELNQDLLRELKQRVAKWDENSQLADIFLKKGPYLKMYSTYIREFDKNVALLEEQSKKNPAFSAVVREFEASPCCANLALKHYLLKPVQRIPQYRMLLTDYLKNLSEDSDDYKDTQAALAIVKEVANHANDIMKQGDNFQKLIQVQCSLNGHHEIVQPGRIFLKEGILKKLSRKVMQPRMFFLFNDTLLYTTPVQSGQYKFNNMLSLAGMKVSKPSQEAYQNELNIESVERSFILSASSATERDEWLEAISTAISDYTRKKISFISGKPPEEVELQDCGDGAPLGSKAPIWIPDPRTTMCMICTCEFTLTWRRHHCRACGKVVCQSCSSNKYCLEYLKNQLARVCDQCFPVLQQQKSERALSAAISPGTRATFAFPRKQKKIPAALKEVSASTDNSSMSGYLQRSKGNKKQGKRLWFVIKDKVLYTYAASEDVAALESQPLLGFMLKVDSSLKLQFTLYHKNTLYYIFKADDLQTAQRWINSFKEATVL from the exons ATGATTAACTCAG CCATGCAAAAGCCACCTGTGGCCCCAAAACCAAAGCTGACCCAGCTCGAGAGGCCAGGGCTGTCTCCCTCAACCCCCAGAAGAGACAGCCTCTCGCTCCCGTCTCCTGGCAAACCGAGGAGGGTTAAGCCAGTACTGGCCCCCAAACCCTGCCTCTCCAAACTCGGCACTACTGTGGAATCCAAGCCACACGCTTCAAAGAGCCAGCTCCAAACATCTGTAACAGAAACCCCGCAGATCGAAGGTCCTCTTAACTCTCAAAATGGAATACAGCAAGAGAACAAAAAGCCAGACTGGGATTATATTATTCCTATTTGTCTGTGTAGCCAGGAAAACTGCATGTGCATCAGGAACACATCAGCAAACAGAAAGCTTCTCCCTACGTCTCGAGGTAGTGTGGATAACAgtggagagaaaacagacaATGCTAAGTGCAAAGTGATGAACACTTCCACTAATACCAACCTCACAAAGCATAAACCTCTTCAAGAAACATTCACTTTAGACAGAATTCTCAACACAGACATCAATACCTCCAGTCCTGAGGTGACTGTTAGGCCATCCCTTTCTCACAGAACATGGAGCGATGAGGCAAATGGTAACGTAATACCTCAGAGTGCACCTGGGCGAGGACCAGAGGAAGATGCTCTTGGCTCAAAGCAAATATCTTGTGTTCCCCAGCCCAAACCAGTCCCAGCAGCCTCAAGGAAGCCCATCCCTGTCCCTGTACCACAGAAACCCAGGACGGTGGTGCTGGCCCGTCAGGAAAAGGTGGAGGAGGCGAGTGAAGAGATTGTAGGCCAGGATGGGAGGGAAATGAAAGTCAAAGAGGTGAAGGTGTCATCAGAGGGGAAAGGAAGTTCATCACTGTCTGTCAGTGTACCTGTTGGAAACAAGATGCCAATATTTCTGTCAGCGAGAAAAGCCTACGCTCAGCCCGCCCCTCCGCTCGGGAAAAAGCCTTTACTGTCTGCACCTGCTCCTCAGATGCTCCCAAAGGATGTGGAGGAGGAAGACCTGGGTTGGGACAGCAGCATCCAGGAGATGGAGGTATCGGTTGACaaggaggatgaagaggtgGAGAAGGAAGGAACTCATGATCAGGAGGCAGTCTACAGTGACTTCACACATAGTCCTCCTTCTAGCAGTTTACTCAATCAACCGGCGCTAAGCGAACCTCCTGCCCCCACTGTGGCAGCAGAGGAAAGGGTGGTCAAGGTAGTTCCGAAGAAGCCCCAGAGACACAGCAACCCGATGGCATGGATGCAGAGGAAGGAATCCTCTGAGGAGAAAGAAGAGTGGACTTTAGGAGATGATGAGAAAAGGCAGGCCCTTCCTATACAAGATTGTGTTTTAAAGGGGAGAGTGATGAGAAAGGTGTCTTTGCCTCCAAAAGAGAAAACGAGTAAACAACTCTCAACACCTGGACTCACCAAGCCTTCTTGGTCCAGCAAACAGAGAGCCAAGTCATTCTCTGCTGCTGACCTCTATCGCTCCGAGGGACAGAAGAGGAACTCTTTCCGGAAACTTCTGGACTTGAAGCTCTCTGTGAAGACGCTTCCCAAGTTGATACTAAAAGGAGCCCAGAGCTCGGAGTGCACTGTCAACGATAATGAACAAAGTGTGGACAGGGACCAAGATGGATGTCAGGGCTTCCACAAGGATCTTCAGGCTCAACGTAAATTCTCCTGCCCGCTGATTGGAGTAGAGCAAAGCGTGGACGGAGACGAGTTTTCTCCTGGAACAGACCAAGTTGTTTACTATGAGAACATTCCTTACTATGAAGAGATACCAGACTACATTAATGTGCATGTAGGAAGTGCATTGACATCCCCTTGTGCCTCCATCTCCCAGCCTACAGCCTGGCAGTATAATGATGAGGACATTTATGAGGAGCAGGAGCCATATATGTCCTTTGAGAAGAACACTGGACCCCAACAGTGTCAGACGCCAACAGATTATGAGAG AAGCTCTGTTGATGAGGAGATGACGCCCCTGGATGATGACATCTTTGCCAACACATCAGAGGACGAGGACGATAGCAGCTCCATCTCAAGTAAAGGAGACCATGAGCAGCCAGAGGAGAGTACG ACGCAGAGTGGACAGAAGAAGAGCAAGATTCACCACATCGCCACAGAAATCATGAGCTCTGAGAGTGT ATTTGTTGATGTCCTGAAGCTGCTTCATGTC GACTTCCGTAATGCGGTGCACACCGCGTCCCGTCAGAGTGGGAAGCCTGTGATTGAGGAGCGTCTTCTCAACCAGATTCTGTACTACCTCCCACAGCTCTACGAACTCAACCAAGACCTGCTCAGAGAGCTGAAACAGAGAGTGGccaaatg GGATGAGAATTCCCAGCTAGCAGACATTTTCCTGAAGAAAGGGCCCTATCTCAAGATGTACTCCACATACATCCGCGAGTTTGACAAGAATGTGGCTCTACTGGAAGAGCAGAGTAAGAAGAACCCAGCATTCTCCGCAGTGGTACGGGAATTTGAG gCCAGTCCATGTTGTGCCAACTTGGCTCTGAAGCATTACCTACTGAAGCCTGTTCAGAGGATTCCTCAGTATCGGATGTTGCTCACAG ACTATCTTAAAAACCTGTCTGAAGACTCAGATGATTACAAGGACACACAAG CTGCTCTTGCAATAGTGAAAGAGGTGGCCAATCATGCCAACGACATCATGAAACAAGGG GATAACTTTCAGAAGCTGATCCAGGTGCAGTGCAGTCTGAATGGCCACCACGAAATAGTTCAGCCTGGGCGG ATCTTCCTGAAAGAGGGCATCCTGAAGAAGCTGTCCAGGAAGGTCATGCAGCCCAGAATGTTCTTCCTG TTTAACGACACATTGTTGTACACCACTCCTGTCCAGTCAGGCCAGTACAAGTTCAACAACATGTTGTCTCTGGCTGGGATGAAG GTTAGCAAACCAAGCCAAGAGGCCTATCAGAATGAGCTGAACATTGAGAGCGTGGAGCGCTCCTTCATTCTCTCCGCGAG tTCAGCTACAGAGCGAGATGAATGGCTTGAGGCCATTTCCACAGCGATCAGTGACTACACCAGGAAGAAGATCAGTTTTATATCTGGCAAGCCTCCAGAAGAG GTAGAGCTACAGGATTGTGGTGATGGTGCTCCTTTGGGATCCAAAGCCCCTATATGGATCCCTGACCCACGGACCACCATGTGTATGATCTGTACCTGTGAGTTCACCCTAACATGGAGGAGACATCACTGCCGTGCGTGTGGGAAG GTGGTGTGTCAGTCTTGTTCCTCCAATAAATACTGTCTTGAATACCTAAAGAACCAGTTAGCACGAGTGTGTGACCAGTGTTTCCCTGTTCTTCAGCAGCAGAAAA GTGAACGAGCCCTATCAGCAGCTATATCCCCTGGAACCAGAGCTACCTTTGCTTTCCCCAGGAAGCAAAAGAAGATACCTGCGGCCCTCAAAGAG GTGTCGGCAAGCACAGACAACTCCTCCATGAGTGGGTATCTGCAGAGGTCAAAGGGC